One Candidatus Hydrogenedentota bacterium genomic window carries:
- a CDS encoding sugar ABC transporter substrate-binding protein → MFSRVASWYARVLAAAVVLVGCTQATDKPRVALIMKSLANEFFMTMEDGARAHQQAHAAEYELVAQGIKDELDVNRQVQLVEQMVAQGVDAIVIAPADSKALVTVCKRALDAGIVVVNIDNRLDADVLRERGVTIPFVGPDNRKGARAVGEFVAAQLAQGDPVAIVEGAPNAYNAVQRKLGFEDACAAAGLTVVASQPAHWEMARANEVVSGMITEHPETKAVLCANDSMALGAVAALRGAGKLGSVLVAGFDNISAVKELLAQGEITATADQHADQLAVYGIEYALAILRGEAAPADRETPVDLVTKDAVAAGARP, encoded by the coding sequence TTTTCACGGGTTGCATCCTGGTACGCGCGGGTCCTGGCGGCTGCGGTCGTGCTTGTGGGCTGCACGCAAGCGACGGACAAGCCCCGCGTCGCGCTCATCATGAAATCGCTGGCGAACGAGTTTTTCATGACAATGGAGGACGGCGCGCGGGCGCACCAGCAGGCGCATGCGGCGGAGTACGAGCTTGTGGCGCAGGGGATCAAGGACGAGTTGGACGTCAACCGCCAGGTCCAATTGGTGGAGCAGATGGTCGCGCAGGGGGTGGACGCCATCGTTATTGCGCCCGCGGATTCGAAAGCGCTGGTGACGGTCTGCAAACGGGCCCTGGACGCGGGGATTGTGGTGGTGAACATCGACAATCGCCTGGACGCGGACGTACTGCGGGAGAGGGGCGTGACAATTCCCTTCGTCGGTCCGGACAACCGGAAGGGCGCGCGGGCGGTGGGTGAGTTTGTAGCCGCGCAATTGGCCCAAGGCGATCCTGTAGCAATTGTAGAGGGCGCGCCCAACGCCTACAACGCCGTTCAGCGCAAGCTCGGTTTCGAGGATGCTTGCGCGGCAGCGGGCTTGACGGTCGTCGCCTCGCAACCAGCCCACTGGGAGATGGCCCGGGCCAACGAAGTGGTCTCCGGCATGATCACGGAGCATCCGGAGACCAAAGCCGTGTTATGCGCGAACGACAGCATGGCGCTGGGGGCCGTTGCGGCGTTGCGCGGCGCGGGCAAGCTCGGCTCGGTGCTGGTAGCGGGCTTCGATAACATCTCCGCGGTTAAGGAACTGCTCGCCCAGGGCGAAATCACGGCTACGGCCGACCAGCACGCCGATCAACTGGCCGTGTACGGCATCGAGTACGCGTTGGCGATACTGCGCGGAGAGGCGGCGCCCGCGGACAGAGAAACGCCGGTCGACCTGGTCACCAAAGACGCCGTAGCCGCTGGAGCCCGGCCCTGA
- a CDS encoding alpha/beta hydrolase has product MFRGFVLLMLGLTLAAMADAVEVRYGVTVSRDVVYGMGLSAAQDSGVKPLLMDMYLPEDCPDMLKPAVVIVHGGQFRFLDKTQQPHTVLSRFFAARGFAAFCIDYRQVQDLPQAEQLPERCATRLAQQAAVADCRAAIRWVRANASLYGIDPEMVAGVGSSAGGTCMYGLAFEDAEPGPGNDPLYELNSPGYSSRLQACVALWGNPSAYFPDIDQNDTPILFAHGLFDPKRDTPPGPVLRLQEVMNVAGAPYEFLPLDMPGHALWEARVDSVPLGQIILDFLARELGL; this is encoded by the coding sequence ATGTTTCGGGGTTTCGTGCTCTTGATGCTGGGGCTCACCTTGGCGGCAATGGCAGACGCCGTTGAGGTCCGCTACGGTGTTACGGTCAGCAGGGACGTGGTCTACGGCATGGGTCTGTCCGCCGCGCAGGACTCGGGCGTCAAGCCACTGCTTATGGACATGTATCTGCCCGAGGACTGCCCGGACATGCTCAAGCCAGCGGTCGTCATTGTCCACGGCGGCCAGTTCCGTTTCCTGGATAAGACCCAGCAGCCGCACACGGTCCTGTCGCGTTTCTTTGCCGCGCGCGGGTTTGCCGCGTTCTGCATCGACTACCGGCAGGTCCAGGATCTGCCCCAGGCAGAGCAGCTTCCCGAGCGCTGCGCCACGCGCCTGGCGCAGCAGGCCGCCGTGGCCGACTGCCGCGCGGCCATTCGGTGGGTCCGCGCCAATGCGAGCCTCTACGGTATCGACCCGGAGATGGTGGCGGGTGTCGGCAGTTCCGCGGGTGGCACGTGCATGTATGGACTCGCCTTCGAAGACGCGGAGCCTGGCCCCGGCAACGACCCCCTCTATGAACTGAACAGCCCCGGTTACTCCTCCCGACTTCAGGCGTGCGTGGCCCTGTGGGGCAATCCTTCGGCGTACTTCCCGGACATCGACCAGAACGACACGCCCATTCTCTTCGCCCACGGCCTTTTCGACCCGAAAAGAGACACCCCGCCCGGGCCAGTTCTCCGGCTCCAGGAGGTCATGAATGTGGCTGGCGCGCCCTATGAGTTTCTCCCGCTTGATATGCCCGGCCACGCTCTTTGGGAAGCGCGCGTGGATAGTGTGCCGCTCGGCCAGATTATTCTGGACTTCCTGGCGCGCGAGCTTGGGCTGTAG
- a CDS encoding ABC transporter permease: MRSAAFRRFVGESLGLVLVLAGLAVFFGLITRHFFSLTTFQTIVNQIPDSLVIAVGMTFVLVIRGIDLSVGSLLALCSAVLGVCLAQWHWPLPLAIAACLVTGGLAGTVNGAVTVRWALPSFIVTLGMLEAARGAAYLLTRSQTQYIGAQIERIADAGVLGISLPFLLSFVIVVIGQVVLSHTTFGRYMLAVGANEETARLSGVPTRRVQLFVFVTSGLLAGVAAVIHCARMSAADPNTGIGYELNAIAAVVIGGTSLMGGRGSVINTFLGVLIIAVLENGLVQAGAQDPTKRLVTGAVIVGAVVIDYYRRRLRTQ, encoded by the coding sequence ATGCGGAGCGCCGCTTTCCGCCGGTTTGTGGGGGAATCCCTGGGCTTGGTGCTCGTGTTGGCTGGACTGGCCGTTTTTTTCGGCCTGATTACCCGGCATTTTTTCAGCCTGACCACGTTCCAGACGATTGTGAATCAAATACCCGATTCGCTTGTAATTGCCGTTGGCATGACCTTCGTGCTTGTCATCCGCGGCATCGACTTGTCCGTTGGCTCGCTGCTCGCGCTTTGCAGCGCTGTGTTGGGCGTGTGCCTCGCGCAATGGCACTGGCCACTGCCGCTGGCTATTGCCGCGTGTCTTGTCACGGGCGGGCTCGCGGGCACGGTCAACGGCGCCGTTACGGTGCGCTGGGCCTTGCCTTCTTTCATCGTGACCCTGGGCATGCTGGAGGCGGCGCGCGGCGCTGCCTATCTGTTGACGCGGTCACAGACGCAATACATCGGCGCACAGATTGAACGAATCGCGGACGCGGGTGTGCTTGGAATTTCGCTGCCGTTCCTCTTGTCGTTTGTAATCGTCGTAATTGGCCAAGTAGTGCTGTCACATACAACGTTTGGCCGCTACATGCTTGCCGTGGGCGCAAACGAGGAAACCGCGCGCCTGTCCGGCGTGCCCACGCGGCGGGTCCAGTTGTTCGTATTTGTCACGAGCGGCCTGCTCGCGGGCGTCGCCGCGGTCATTCATTGCGCGCGGATGTCGGCGGCGGATCCGAACACCGGCATCGGCTATGAACTCAACGCCATTGCGGCAGTCGTGATCGGCGGCACAAGCCTTATGGGGGGCCGCGGCAGCGTGATAAACACGTTCCTCGGCGTGTTAATCATCGCGGTGCTGGAAAACGGGCTTGTGCAGGCGGGCGCGCAAGACCCGACAAAACGCCTCGTCACGGGCGCGGTCATTGTGGGTGCGGTCGTCATCGATTACTACCGGCGCCGGCTGCGTACCCAATGA